The Spirosoma sp. SC4-14 DNA window CCGCTTCGTAGATCATGTCCCAGAATTGTCGGCGGGTAATGGGGTCAACCCCACCAGTTGGCTCGTCGAGGAAAACCACTTTGGGGTCGTGCACCAGTGCCACCGAGAACGCCAGCCGTTGTTTCCAGCCCAGCGGCAGGGAAACAACCAGCGAGTCACCTACTGATTCAAGTTGAAGTTGTCGGAGAATGTCGGCAGTTTTACTCCTGATCTGGGCATTAGTCAGCCCGTAGATACCGCCGTAAAACCGAATATTTTCCCTCACGGTGAGGTCCTCGTAGAGCGAAAACTTCTGGCTCATGTAGCCAATAGTCTGCTTAATCCGTTCGGTCTGTTTATACACATCGAAGCCTGCTATCGTGGCCGAGCCCGACGAAGGGGCCAACAGCCCGCAGAGCATTCGGATAGCCGTTGTTTTACCGGCTCCATTTGCCCCCAGAAACCCAAAAATTTCGCCCTGTGCTACCTCAAACGTAATTTCGTTAGTGGCGACAAAATCGCCGAATCGTTTAGTCAGTTTGTTTGTTACGACCGCTGGTGTTTTCATGGATGTAGCTGGTTTGTGGGTAAGGAGGAAGATGAAGCCCCCTGCATGAGTTCCATGAAGGTGTCTTCAATGCCAGCCGAAATGGCCTGTACCTCCACGTTTTTCAGGTTACAACCTAGCAGATACGTCTTCACCCGGTCTGCTTTTGTCCCTGGATGGACCGTTAGATGGATGGACTCGCCAAAGGCATAACAGGTATGGGTAAAGTCAGCCAGGCGCAGATCCTGAATCAACTGGTAGGTATTGTCGGCTTTGACGGCGAACAGCGGCTTCGTGAACCGTTTCGTAATTCCAACTGGCGTATCGACTCCCAAAATGGTACCGTTCTGGATGAACGCCACCCGGTCGCAGAGATCGGCTTCGTCCATGTAAGGAGTCGATACCAGGATGGTCAGTCCCTGTTTTTTCAGGTTGCCCAGCATCTCCCAGAACTCCTTGCGCGACACGGCATCCACTCCGGTGGTTGGCTCGTCGAGGAATAGTACGTCCGGTTTGTGGATCAGGGCGCAGCAGAGGGCGAGCTTTTGCTTCATACCACCCGACAGCGCTCCCGCCCGGCGGTTTTTGAAGGGTTCCAACTGCACGTAAATATCCCGGACCAGATCATAATTCGCTTCGATAGTCGTACCAAAAACGGTGGCAAAAAACTCTATATTTTCCCGAACGGTTAGATCTGGATAAAGTGAGAATCGGCCCGGCATGTAGCCTACTGTCTGGCGCAGGTAGCGAAAGTCGGTCACCACGTCATGGCCCATCACGGTCGCTTTACCCCCATCGGGCAGGAGCAGCGTAACCAGAATTTTAAAGAGCGTCGTTTTTCCGGCCCCATCTGGCCCAATCAGCCCGAAGAGCTCACCGTGGTTCACCTCAAAAGAAACGGCCTGCAACGCCTTCACGTCGCCGTAGTTCCTGGAAATATCGTTGATTACAATAGCTGCACCCATACTGGTTCAAAAATAGCGGAGGTCAAAACTGATCTGCTGGCTTCCTGGATGGATATGTATCTTTGCTCTACCGAAATCGGGTTTAAGCCGGGCATTTTTTACGACATTATTCGAAGCTCCTACGCCTTCTTTCGGAATACCGACGAAGTTGCGGTCGGGTTTGCCGTTGTTGTTGGTATCATGGAACGCGCTGATGTAATAGTCGCCCGGCTCGAGATTACGGAACGTTACTTTCACCGAATTACCCGAAATGGCCGATGACTGTATTTGAGTGGCTCGCTCTACTTCGTTAGGAAATCCTTCCAATGTTTTAAATACACAGACGACGACTTTGCCAGCCGTGCCTTTAATGCTGGATACGTCTACGGTTACTTCACCGGTGTCGATCCACCGCAGCCGGTAGTGTTCAGTTGGTACCGGAGATTTATCAATCTGAACGAGACTAACAAGCAGGCTTATCAACCATAATTTGTTCATAAATAAGGTTCGTTTTAGAGCGTGTCTGTTTTGTATTATTGTTCTGCCTTTGACGTTGTATTCTTGTCTGAATTAGCAGCAAACCGAACCTCGCCTGGCATGCCGATTTTTAGACCGCCGTCATTCTTGACGTTGATTTTCACCGCGTAGACTAAGTTTACCCGTTCATCACGGGTCTGAATCACCTTGGGCGTAAACTCGGCTTTACTCGATATCCACGTCACCGTTCCAGCGTAGGATTTAAGCTGACCACCGGGAGCATCGACCTGAACCTGCACCGACTGGCCCGGTTTTACATTCACCAACTGATCCCCCATTACATAGGCCCGCAGGGTGATCTCAGTCAGGGGGGCTACCTTGTAGAGGGGCTTGCCGTAGCTAACTACCTCGCCCGGTTCGGCGTACTTTACCGTGACAACCCCCGCAACCGGGTTGACTATGGTCGATTTTGCAATCTGATCATCCACCTGCCGAATCTGTTCGGCTATGGGGGCGGCCTCAGCAGCTGTGCCGCTCCGCTGAGTTCCCAGGGCCGATGCCTGCACCGCCCGCTGCTGACGAATGAGCGCTATCTGCCGGTCAACCGCGTCGATCTGTGCCTGAATATCATCGAGTTGTTTAGTCGGTGCAGCCCCTGCTTCAATCAAATTCCTGGTGCGCTCTTTTTCCCGTTGCAGGGTAGTGAGTTGTTGCTGCTGCACGGCAATCTGCTGCTCATAAGCCGAAAGCTGAGCCGTTACGTTGGGGGTGCGGCTCCCAACAGCGCGCTGGCTGGCCACAAGCTGCGCCCTTCGAAGTGTAAGCTGCTCGGTGTCGACCTTGCCAACCGGTTGCCCAACTTTCAGTTGCTGCCCTTCTTCAACTGTAAACAGTTGCAAAGTGCCCGTGGCTTCAGCCGATACAATCGTCTCTACGGCTTCAAAGTTGCCATAGGCATCTGCTTTTTCGTCGTCTTGATGGCAAGCCATTGTAAAAAGCAATACACTGGCAGCCAGGGTGATATTAAAGGTTTTCATGATGTTAGTTGCCGGAAATAGTACGATATTGAATGATGGCTAGCAGCCGTTGTAGCTGGTGGAGTTTCTGGTTGAGCAGCGCCTGGTTTTCGTTGTTGAGTTCAATGGTATAGTCTCGGGCAGCCAGTACGCCATTATCAAGCTGTACAGCTGCTGCCTGACGTACCTTAGTACGAAGGGCCACAATCTCTGCATCGCGGCTCAATTGGGCTTCGAGTCGGTCAATCTCGGTTTGCTGCTGCCGCAGTTGCAGGGCTATATTCTGTTCAAAGGTAGCCTGCTGAACATCTACCTGTTGGCGATTTAAGGCCACTAGTTGGCGGTCCCTTTCGAGATTATAGGCCGCTGACAGGTTCCAGTTTAGTCGTAAGCCACCGATGAAAAACGGCTTGAAATCATTGCTAAGCAGGTTTAACCCCGGACGACCTACCCCTGGTTGGGCAAATAAGCTGATGCGGGGCTTGGTTCGATTATTGATCAGGCCCGCCTGAGCGTCGTACTGGCTACGCTGGGCTTGGTAAAGGGCCAGTTCAGGCCGGTTAAGCGACAAGCCGGTCAGACGCGTTGGCTCAACCACTACCAATCGGGTACTATCAATGACGGGGAGCCCAGTCAGCAGTTGCAGGCTTGCCCGCAGCCCCTGGCGACTAGCGTTGAGGTCGGCCAGTCGTTGTTCGGTGCGCAGGGCTTCTGCCAATAGTCCGTCGAGATTGATCTGAGCCGACGTACCAAACCGTACCGACGCCCGAGTTTTTTCTGCCCGGTTCCGCAGGTCATCCAGGAGAATCCGGGTCAGGCGAATGTTCTCGTCGGTCAGCAGGGCATTCAGGAACAGGCTGTTTACCTGATCTTTCAGCCGGTTTAGCTCTACTTCTACCTGACGAATGGCGGTAGCTGTACCCGCCTGCTGAGCGGCCGTCTGTAACTGGGTCAACTGGCCGTCGTAAAGGGTATAACTGGCATCCAGGGTCAGTTTGTACTGGTCTTTGTTCAGCACGGGGACAGACAAGTTCGGCAACTCGATAGGCAACTTTGTTACTTCCGACTGCCAGGTTGCCTGTCCATTCACGGTTAGCTGGGGCAAACGTCGACTGGCATTCAAATTAGCGATGGCCAATTCATTGGTTTGCTGTAGGATAGCTTCCTGCCGTAGCTGTGGGTAATGGGCGCGGGCGGCTGCATAGCACTCTTCTAGGGTTACCGAGGACTGCGCAAGCGCCGGTATACCCAGTACCCATGCCCAGCCGAGTAGATACGTTTTCATGAATCGGCAAACATGTGTTCTAAACATACGATCTAAACATTCGTTTAATAAATAGATAAAAAAATTTAAACTTGCCGCAGGTAAGTCATAATCATTTCCGGAATGATCTGTTTACGGGCTTTAATAAACTCGCGAAAACCGGCATCGTCCATCCCGCCAATAAACGATACCATTGGCTTTGCCATGACCGGAAAGACAATATTGCTTATAATACTCAGTATGATATGTAAAGGCTCGATGGGTCTGATTGTCCCTTTCTTAGACTCTTCTAGCAATTGTTTGCGAAAGTAGGACTCTTCAAGGATGCTCTTGATTCCTAATTCTTTAAAGAAAGTATTGTTTTCGTTCCGTAACTCTGAGAGCAAAAAAACAGGAACTAACGGGTTTTCGACGATAAAATCAGTGTAACGATCCACTATTTTCCATATTTTGACCTCTAAGGGCGTTTGTTCATTAAGCATTTGGACTAATCGCCCAAGAAACTCCCGAAATGTTTCTTTATAAATGCTCATAAAAAGTTGTTCCTTGCTACGGAAATAGTAATTAACCATAGCTAAGTTAACACCAGCCTCATCAGCTATTCGTCTGATTTTAGCACCGTCGTACCCTTCCACTAAAAACACTTTCCTAGCAGCTTCTTTTATCTTCGCTTCCGTATCGATGGCTTCGTTGTTCATATTCTTGAAAACACAATGCAAATGTAACACCACGAAAATCAATTAAACAAGTGTTTGAAGGAAATTTTTATTGGAGGTGGGCATGCTCGAATAAAAATGGGCAATTGGAGTGTAAATAATAAGAGATCTCTCAATAAGCACATGATATATTTAATTAATGTAAATATTTTAATATATAACACTAAACCCTATGTAACTTAAATCTTGTTTACAACCTTTTTAGCTTGCACAACATTGGCTAATTCAGGTATCGTTCCGGTGTGACTCGTTTGCCTAAAATCACTTCGTTGATACACAGTCAAAAAGAGGGCAATACCTTGACAACTTAATAAGCGAGAAGGTGAAAGTCATTCTCCCCAATGCATGAGTAGCTGATGGCTGTTGTTGTCTTTGCCTATGTGCTTTGCTTATTGGAAGGGCTGAAGCAGCGTAAGCAAATCATAACTAAGCGCTACTGTTCTGGAGTTATAGGGCCAGCTCAATCGTTTTTCAAACGAGGCATCCAGCAAATCAGTGCGAAGCTCTTGGACTTTGGTTGATTCTTGAAACAAGTTAAAGCCTGGTTTGACTCTCGGCCTAGGGTCAAATGGCGTTTTGTCCAGTAGTCTGAAACTTTTGTACTACTTTTACAAAATACCCCAATATCCCGTTTTTCGTTCGTCAATAGCCTAACTAATCGTTGGGGCGCTGATGGGGGCGTTTCTTTTGCTTGTTGTATAGCCACTGATTTATGTTCTTAAAAATGGATCATCAGTTCAGTGACTAAAGCATTAGTGTCATGGTGCTGATCGTTTGCCCGTTTGTATCCCAGAATTAATACCTGCTTACCTAGATTCAATTGCACGGCCGGGATTACAGCGGCTAGATCATGACGACCCGAAAACCAGTCTACAATTAGACTGATGTGCCTAGACAGCGGCTGTTCAAGACCACCTATAAAACAGAATGGAGTATTGGCAACCAGTGGAGGGGAAGACTCTGCAATCCCATCCATTCCGGCTATAGAACCATAGCGAAACCCAAAGACGTGCGAGGAACCATAACTCAGTCCGGCTGTCAGTCGCGTACGGGATGGTGCCAGACGAGTACTCAAATGGGTGTATACCCATCCACCCAGGCGGTCACGGGCCACAGATGGCGTTTTACCAGTCGCCACATACACCATCTGCCCAATAGCCAGTTTACGTTCACTAAATAAACCTGGCTTATTGCCTAAAGGAATAATTGTTTTATAGCCTGCCCCTAGCGCTACATTTCGTGTCTCGGGCCAACCAACATTAACCAGAGACAGAGCCAATTCAGTACGTTCGCTAAAACCGTATGTAAAGAAATTAAAGCTATTCCACTTAAAGTATCCATCTTTCCCCCTTCCCCACTGGCTTTCGTGGGTATATTCTAGATGGCCTTTTTTGGCCACATCGGCACTTGGAATACCTACTAATAGTGACTGCGCGGTTGTTCGCCCTACCAATAATATCCCACAAATTAGTAACCCGACGCATCTTATCTGTACTTGCATCTTTGTTTCTACCTTTTATAACAATACCTTTTGATTCCCCATCTGTCCTTGATGGTACTGGACTAGTTCGGGTAAGAATATTTAACTCTACCAGCCTATCTTGGCTGTACTACGGTGATTCGATCCCGTTTGATAGAAAAAAATTAAGGTAGCACAGAGGACTACTACTGTTGTTTCCAATGCACATCTATAGCGCCTAATGACAATAGCGCTCTGTTTAATCCAGAACACCATCTGGGTTTGATTTTCGTAGGGTAGTTAGAGAAGCTGCTGAAAAATCCCTCTTCAATCCGTACCACTTTGCCAAAGCGGTAACCTATGGGTAATCCCAACCGGTTTTGATCAAACTCATTTTTGGCCATGTTGCGCCCGAGGCCAATCAATAATTCGTCGTAGGCAACAAGATAGACCTTACGGTCGGCTAGGTTAGGCTTACCTAACGTCATCTGTGCCTGTGCCACGTACCGTGTCCGGTACGTGTAGACTTTCTGAGTCGGTGTGTGGGTTTTCATATAAACTCAATCCGATTGAGTGCAATGTGGAGAAGCATTATCTAGTAGGTACAGTGTTTTGGGAAGGTTAGAAGGGTCGTTTTTATGAAGCAATCACCATGTTTAATCGTTTTGACAAAAGCATAGCCAAGCCGGAGCATTAGATTATAAACTACCGGATAATTGCACCTGTAATCAGGATTTTTTCAGTAGAGTTTTTTTCTACAGGACCAGATACAAGCCGCATAGGTCATTTACTTGCAAATGCTTTTCGAGCAAAAGTTCTAAAGGGGGTATTGCCTTCTTTCTCTGTAATTTGGCTACTCTAGCCAGTCAGCGCCCCAAAAGCTAGCTCCCTGATTACCAGTTTATTAGTTGGCAATCCTCGAAAAAGCCCCCCGTCGGACCATCATCGGGTAGCGTGGCTGCCCACATGACTCCCTCAATAGAGGCTGAGACTGTATGTGTTCCCGCGGCTTCCGCCCCAGAAATTGTAGTCATAAAACCAGGATTGACGGCATTGACTAGAATTCCATCTGGTTTTAATTCTCGGGCTAATTGAACGGTTAATCCATTTAGGGCTAATTTGGATAATCCATAGGACGTCATTAGTACTGGATTGGCAGAAAGCCCGAATCGAGCATCACTAAAAGAGCCAGCCCCACTCGATACGTTCACAATTCGGGCTGAGGGGCTTTGCCGAAGGAGTGGATAGAACGCTTTAATCATGCGCCAGGTACCGAACAAGTTCGTCTCCAGAGCTATCTGGGTGAGTGCAAAGTCGGTGTGAAGAGGAGAGATTCCATAATCAAAACCACTCCCGACAGCATTGATGAGAATATCGAGTCGTCCAAAATGTTCTCGTACCCAGTCGGCTAATCGATCAACACTTGTCTGATTAGTGGTATCGACGGATTTGCCAAATATAGGGTTTTTGTCGGGCGCTAGTTGACTAGCCAATTTATGGGCAATAGATTCATTACGTGCCGTTAATATGACGGTATGCTCTTGGGCCAGCAGGGCCTTGGCAAGCCCAAAACCAATTCCTTTTTGCTGCCCGGTTCCTGTGATCAGGACAATACGCTGATAATCTAATGACATATTCTAAAAGGGAAATTATTAATTTACATTTATGTAAAGCCCAAAGTTGGGTTGTATTTAAGGAAGAACGTAAGACTTCTGGTCCAGACAATGTGGATAGATCAGTGCGACTTTCATGACGATTAATACCGTAGATTTCTCCGATGAGAGTGCTCCTCATTCTGTTGGAGACCCTACTTTTTACAGATTACAATCATTTCAATACCCTAGCAGTTGTATGTCTGTCTAAGCGTCCCTGGATTTATTTATGCTGGCACCATTTATTTTCAATTTGATTGGATACGCAAGGTCTAAATGAACCCCTGGCCTACGATATATAAAATAAAGTATCTCCTCATTGTAATGAGCCAACACGCCCTTCGCTGGCTAAGGCAAATCAAACTTATGACCAAGTTGTTCCAGCCCCACTCGCAGTCCATTGCAGGGCACGTCTACTTTGCCGGAAAAAGGTCTCTAACAGATCCGTATCAAAATAATACTCCAGCATAATTGCTGCCAGCTTTGCTCCAAAAGCAGGAACTATAGCCATAGAATTAGCCTGCTTAGCGAGTAGGATAATAAAACTCCCGGCATAGAGGGATAAAGAATTTATTGTAAGCCCTGCCATTCGAATTCACGAGTTAAAATGTAGGGCTGACCCGTTTCCGGGTCTAGACAAGCCAGTTGAACCCACCCGTTGCCAAACAGTTTTTGTAAGATTGGCTGAGCCCGAATAATAGCGGTTAGTCGTGGACGGGGGGCATATACGACCGTCATCAGTCGTTGAGGTTCATGATAGGCCAGTTCGTCCGTCGCATAGACCGATTGCAGAGGGAAACCTGTCATTAGATCGCTGGCATTGCCCTGTATAATACCGATTTTACCGGTAATGTTCTGAGTGATTTTGCTACCTCCCCCGTAAGCGACATTATCCAGGGTAGAAAACAGATATTGGCTATTAATCCATTGAGCAACTACCATGGGGGCGGTCAGAATCATGCTTAGGACAGAGCCCTGTGCATCATTAGTGTAATCGTAGGAGTGCAAAAAACAACGGCCCCCTAAATCAAGCGATTGGGTAAGCACACGTGGAGCTACGATAAAGGCTGCATTACGGGCAAGCCCCCACTCCGGACGAACCTGGGCCCAGTCTACTGACCGTAGCCAGACTTGGTGCACCTGATTATCAGTCGATGATTTTGGCTGGAGTTGTTTAAATCGATGACTGGCGTTAATCTGCTTGGCTTTAGTCAAATTTTTGTTTAGCAATTGACGTATCTGAGCCGGAATATCACCAGACAAAGTAACTTCATCCGTGGTCGTA harbors:
- a CDS encoding ABC transporter ATP-binding protein — translated: MKTPAVVTNKLTKRFGDFVATNEITFEVAQGEIFGFLGANGAGKTTAIRMLCGLLAPSSGSATIAGFDVYKQTERIKQTIGYMSQKFSLYEDLTVRENIRFYGGIYGLTNAQIRSKTADILRQLQLESVGDSLVVSLPLGWKQRLAFSVALVHDPKVVFLDEPTGGVDPITRRQFWDMIYEAAYRGTTIFVTTHYMDEAEYCNRVSIMVDGRIKALDTPAGLKRSYNVDSMDGVFQILARGTSTK
- a CDS encoding ABC transporter ATP-binding protein; its protein translation is MGAAIVINDISRNYGDVKALQAVSFEVNHGELFGLIGPDGAGKTTLFKILVTLLLPDGGKATVMGHDVVTDFRYLRQTVGYMPGRFSLYPDLTVRENIEFFATVFGTTIEANYDLVRDIYVQLEPFKNRRAGALSGGMKQKLALCCALIHKPDVLFLDEPTTGVDAVSRKEFWEMLGNLKKQGLTILVSTPYMDEADLCDRVAFIQNGTILGVDTPVGITKRFTKPLFAVKADNTYQLIQDLRLADFTHTCYAFGESIHLTVHPGTKADRVKTYLLGCNLKNVEVQAISAGIEDTFMELMQGASSSSLPTNQLHP
- a CDS encoding DUF2141 domain-containing protein; this translates as MNKLWLISLLVSLVQIDKSPVPTEHYRLRWIDTGEVTVDVSSIKGTAGKVVVCVFKTLEGFPNEVERATQIQSSAISGNSVKVTFRNLEPGDYYISAFHDTNNNGKPDRNFVGIPKEGVGASNNVVKNARLKPDFGRAKIHIHPGSQQISFDLRYF
- a CDS encoding HlyD family efflux transporter periplasmic adaptor subunit yields the protein MKTFNITLAASVLLFTMACHQDDEKADAYGNFEAVETIVSAEATGTLQLFTVEEGQQLKVGQPVGKVDTEQLTLRRAQLVASQRAVGSRTPNVTAQLSAYEQQIAVQQQQLTTLQREKERTRNLIEAGAAPTKQLDDIQAQIDAVDRQIALIRQQRAVQASALGTQRSGTAAEAAPIAEQIRQVDDQIAKSTIVNPVAGVVTVKYAEPGEVVSYGKPLYKVAPLTEITLRAYVMGDQLVNVKPGQSVQVQVDAPGGQLKSYAGTVTWISSKAEFTPKVIQTRDERVNLVYAVKINVKNDGGLKIGMPGEVRFAANSDKNTTSKAEQ
- a CDS encoding TolC family protein; protein product: MKTYLLGWAWVLGIPALAQSSVTLEECYAAARAHYPQLRQEAILQQTNELAIANLNASRRLPQLTVNGQATWQSEVTKLPIELPNLSVPVLNKDQYKLTLDASYTLYDGQLTQLQTAAQQAGTATAIRQVEVELNRLKDQVNSLFLNALLTDENIRLTRILLDDLRNRAEKTRASVRFGTSAQINLDGLLAEALRTEQRLADLNASRQGLRASLQLLTGLPVIDSTRLVVVEPTRLTGLSLNRPELALYQAQRSQYDAQAGLINNRTKPRISLFAQPGVGRPGLNLLSNDFKPFFIGGLRLNWNLSAAYNLERDRQLVALNRQQVDVQQATFEQNIALQLRQQQTEIDRLEAQLSRDAEIVALRTKVRQAAAVQLDNGVLAARDYTIELNNENQALLNQKLHQLQRLLAIIQYRTISGN
- a CDS encoding TetR/AcrR family transcriptional regulator, with product MNNEAIDTEAKIKEAARKVFLVEGYDGAKIRRIADEAGVNLAMVNYYFRSKEQLFMSIYKETFREFLGRLVQMLNEQTPLEVKIWKIVDRYTDFIVENPLVPVFLLSELRNENNTFFKELGIKSILEESYFRKQLLEESKKGTIRPIEPLHIILSIISNIVFPVMAKPMVSFIGGMDDAGFREFIKARKQIIPEMIMTYLRQV
- a CDS encoding DUF2490 domain-containing protein, with the protein product MKTHTPTQKVYTYRTRYVAQAQMTLGKPNLADRKVYLVAYDELLIGLGRNMAKNEFDQNRLGLPIGYRFGKVVRIEEGFFSSFSNYPTKIKPRWCSGLNRALLSLGAIDVHWKQQ
- a CDS encoding SDR family NAD(P)-dependent oxidoreductase, giving the protein MSLDYQRIVLITGTGQQKGIGFGLAKALLAQEHTVILTARNESIAHKLASQLAPDKNPIFGKSVDTTNQTSVDRLADWVREHFGRLDILINAVGSGFDYGISPLHTDFALTQIALETNLFGTWRMIKAFYPLLRQSPSARIVNVSSGAGSFSDARFGLSANPVLMTSYGLSKLALNGLTVQLARELKPDGILVNAVNPGFMTTISGAEAAGTHTVSASIEGVMWAATLPDDGPTGGFFEDCQLINW